A window from Schistosoma haematobium chromosome 1, whole genome shotgun sequence encodes these proteins:
- the BICD2_1 gene encoding Protein bicaudal D 2, variant 2 (EggNog:ENOG410V433~COG:U), with amino-acid sequence MADDGRSLEEENRQLKSALKVSMQEKYEAAEYGLTLLETNQQLKNQLDELGGKYEELDRELKITRKSLEEQNLIQRRLSIAGFQEEDDLVSESANRERVLRNQVHDLEVELKELRLKYERQMAENDTLHKRNIEQQSAHEDLEKQFRNLKSDIRDAKAKEVQILNEYDDLEAENLELQKTILSLKTSQVEFESVRHELKRLQEENDVIHVQLEEITRLKRMTEKSLEDALESLQIERDQRHNLRKELDSRIISDSISHLSDLRNLNNLANVSKLSQLQESNTECQKLDTNVSTNEPPESDVKNRENKSGSKHPSPDDLLTELRTTEIAKYEAELAHIEAEKNELTRTLEITQRSLELATSEVSNKQERINGLLAQLDAIMSVKSEADSEFEVKELELEAQPTANCKNAMVESCISMTSHTDENEDPNTNTQNDLKRLRRALRLNENRYSVALRQIASMQHDLWRYHEREKIDSRPELASEESLKQELVRLQGILEQRNEEIKTLQQKLSDNEQTICTNYSKICSVTETYKQCLIVLIGIYSFVCSVIKVSPHKQVAYVADRFNIPLRSEKDSSENSVASDLVGTDKSIDEQLGQDCGIKPTESPTSNAKTTTSTTTTESNFEVLSEEADLHLTVVTQLRHLVSTFNEKYSQISNQVPGRSSLDIEETQQQNLRLKSLLETKREQVHTLRNMLRANKTTAETALANLKQKYEKEKINVSSTMQQLRSELKTLKEDAAIYGSLRAVFSQRYDEYMTQLDEMQRKLSVAEEEKRTANTLLRLAIQQKLAVTQRLEELEVDLYQKQNFDIRSGQPHPPYHTSSIQPSPNSLLSSPNHQHSYSTSIHSQRHSTPQSFPPIDLSTLRSSTLPNAPYYTGSSPQHGSMSSNGSGARLSGPGSDRSKRNTRFRRDGVT; translated from the exons ATGGCGGATGATGGGAGGAGTTTGGAAGAAGAGAATCGACAGTTAAAGTCTGCACTAAAAGTGTCTATGCAGGAGAAGTATGAAGCAGCTGAATATGGTCTTACCCTTTTGGAAACAAATCAACAACTCAAAAATCAGCTTGATGAATTGGGCGGAAAGTATGAAGAATTAGATCGAGAACTAAAAATTACTCGCAAG AGTTTAGAGGAACAGAACCTTATTCAACGTAGACTAAGTATCGCTGGCTTCCAGGAGGAGGATGACTTGGTATCCGAGTCGGCAAACAGAGAACGTGTCTTAAGAAATCAAGTGCATGATTTAGAAGTGGAATTAAAGGAGCTCAGACTTAAGTATGAGCGGCAAATGGCGGAGAATGACACGTTGCACAAAAGGAATATTGAACAACAGTCGGCTCATGAAGATCTAGAGAAACAGTTTAGGAACCTGAAATCTGATATTAGAGATGCTAAAGCAAAAGAAGTTCAAATCTTAAACGAATATGATGACTTGGAGGCAGAAAATTTAGAGTTACAAAAGACTATACTTTCCTTAAAAACTAGTCAG GTGGAATTTGAAAGCGTAAGGCATGAATTAAAGCGACTACAAGAGGAAAATGATGTTATACATGTCCAACTGGAAGAAATAACTCGTTTAAAGCGGATGACCGAAAAGTCCTTGGAAGATGCTTTAGAATCACTCCAGATTGAACGTGACCAACGTCATAATTTACGCAAGGAACTTGACAGCAGAATTATATCGGATTCAATAAGCCACCTCAGCGACTTGCGAAACCTAAACAATTTGGCAAATGTTAGCAAGCTTAGTCAACTTCAGGAAAGTAATACTGAATGTCAAAAACTAG ATACCAATGTGTCTACTAATGAACCTCCTGAAAGTGATGTGAAGAATCGAGAAAATAAGTCTGGTTCTAAGCATCCTTCGCCAGACGATCTGCTGACTGAATTAAGAACTACAGAAATCGCCAAGTATGAGGCAGAATTGGCTCATATAGAAGCTGAGAAAAATGAACTTACGAGAACACTCGAAATTACCCAGCGATCTCTTGAGTTGGCTACAAGTGAAGTTTCAAATAAACAGGAGCGTATCAATGGGTTACTGGCTCAGTTAGATGCAATTATGTCCGTCAAATCAGAAGCAGATTCTGAATTCGAAGTCAAAGAATTGGAATTAGAAGCACAACCAACTGCAAACTGTAAAAATGCGATGGTGGAATCCTGCATTTCAATGACTTCTCATACAGATGAAAATGAAGATCCAAATACAAACACACAAAATGACCTAAAAAGATTGCGTAGAGCTCTACGGCTAAATGAAAATCGTTATTCCGTAGCTTTGCGACAAATTGCCAGCATGCAACATGATCTTTGGAGATATCATGAGCGTGAAAAAATTGATTCTCGACCTGAACTAGCTTCAGAAGAATCCTTAAAACAAGAACTGGTTCGCTTACAAGGCATTTTGGAACAACGTAATGAGGAAATAAAAACGCTACAGCAGAAGCTATCTGATAACGAACAAACTATTTGTACAAATTATAGTAAGATCTGTTCTGTCACGGAAACTTATAAGCAATGTCTTATTGTTCTTATCGGGATTTATAGCTTTGTGTGCTCAGTTATTAAAGTATCACCACATAAACAA GTCGCTTATGTAGCGGATCGTTTTAATATCCCTCTTCGTAGTGAGAAAGATTCGTCGGAGAATTCAGTCGCATCTGATCTAGTTGGGACAGATAAGTCTATTGATGAACAGTTGGGACAAGATTGTGGAATAAAACCAACAGAATCTCCCACGTCTAATGCAAAAACAACAACCAGTACTACTACTACCGAATCTAATTTCGAAGTGTTATCCGAAGAAGCCGATTTGCATCTTACCGTTGTCACACAACTGCGTCATCTAGTTAGCACATTCAATGAAAAGTATTCTCAGATTTCAAATCAG GTCCCTGGACGTAGCAGTTTAGATATTGAAGAGACCCAACAACAAAACTTGCGTTTAAAAAGTCTGTTGGAGACGAAACGTGAACAAGTACACACATTGCGTAATATGCTGCGAGCCAATAAAACTACAGCTGAAACCGCTCTAGCAAATTTGaaacaaaaatatgaaaaagagaaaattAATGTCAGTTCAACAATGCAACAGTTACGTAGTGAGTTGAAGACACTTAAAGAAGATGCTGCAATCTATGGTTCTTTACGCGCTGTATTCTCCCAACGTTATGATGAATACATGACACAATTAGATGAAATGCAAAGGAAACTAAGT gtagctgaagaagaaaaaagaactgCAAATACTTTGTTACGCCTTGCTATTCAGCAGAAATTAGCTGTTACTCAACGACTTGAAGAACTTGAAGTAGATCTctatcaaaaacaaaattttgacaTTCGTTCTGGCCAACCTCATCCACCTTATCATACTAGTTCAATTCAACCATCTCCTAATTCCCTTTTATCTAGTCCAAATCACCAGCACTCTTATTCTACATCAATTCATAGTCAGCGACATTCAACTCCACAAAGCTTCCCCCCAATTGATCTTTCCACCCTTAGATCATCTACCCTTCCGAATGCTCCTTATTATACCGGTTCAAGTCCACAACATGGAAGTATGTCGTCCAATGGCAGTGGTGCAAGATTATCAGGTCCAGGATCCGATAGAAGCAAA AGGAATACGCGTTTCAGACGTGATGGTGTGACCTGA
- the BICD2_1 gene encoding Protein bicaudal D 2 (EggNog:ENOG410V433~COG:U), giving the protein MADDGRSLEEENRQLKSALKVSMQEKYEAAEYGLTLLETNQQLKNQLDELGGKYEELDRELKITRKSLEEQNLIQRRLSIAGFQEEDDLVSESANRERVLRNQVHDLEVELKELRLKYERQMAENDTLHKRNIEQQSAHEDLEKQFRNLKSDIRDAKAKEVQILNEYDDLEAENLELQKTILSLKTSQVEFESVRHELKRLQEENDVIHVQLEEITRLKRMTEKSLEDALESLQIERDQRHNLRKELDSRIISDSISHLSDLRNLNNLANVSKLSQLQESNTECQKLDTNVSTNEPPESDVKNRENKSGSKHPSPDDLLTELRTTEIAKYEAELAHIEAEKNELTRTLEITQRSLELATSEVSNKQERINGLLAQLDAIMSVKSEADSEFEVKELELEAQPTANCKNAMVESCISMTSHTDENEDPNTNTQNDLKRLRRALRLNENRYSVALRQIASMQHDLWRYHEREKIDSRPELASEESLKQELVRLQGILEQRNEEIKTLQQKLSDNEQTICTNYSKICSVTETYKQCLIVLIGIYSFVCSVIKVSPHKQVAYVADRFNIPLRSEKDSSENSVASDLVGTDKSIDEQLGQDCGIKPTESPTSNAKTTTSTTTTESNFEVLSEEADLHLTVVTQLRHLVSTFNEKYSQISNQVPGRSSLDIEETQQQNLRLKSLLETKREQVHTLRNMLRANKTTAETALANLKQKYEKEKINVSSTMQQLRSELKTLKEDAAIYGSLRAVFSQRYDEYMTQLDEMQRKLSVAEEEKRTANTLLRLAIQQKLAVTQRLEELEVDLYQKQNFDIRSGQPHPPYHTSSIQPSPNSLLSSPNHQHSYSTSIHSQRHSTPQSFPPIDLSTLRSSTLPNAPYYTGSSPQHGSMSSNGSGARLSGPGSDRSKFSVILTLPTSCFHWIIFLLL; this is encoded by the exons ATGGCGGATGATGGGAGGAGTTTGGAAGAAGAGAATCGACAGTTAAAGTCTGCACTAAAAGTGTCTATGCAGGAGAAGTATGAAGCAGCTGAATATGGTCTTACCCTTTTGGAAACAAATCAACAACTCAAAAATCAGCTTGATGAATTGGGCGGAAAGTATGAAGAATTAGATCGAGAACTAAAAATTACTCGCAAG AGTTTAGAGGAACAGAACCTTATTCAACGTAGACTAAGTATCGCTGGCTTCCAGGAGGAGGATGACTTGGTATCCGAGTCGGCAAACAGAGAACGTGTCTTAAGAAATCAAGTGCATGATTTAGAAGTGGAATTAAAGGAGCTCAGACTTAAGTATGAGCGGCAAATGGCGGAGAATGACACGTTGCACAAAAGGAATATTGAACAACAGTCGGCTCATGAAGATCTAGAGAAACAGTTTAGGAACCTGAAATCTGATATTAGAGATGCTAAAGCAAAAGAAGTTCAAATCTTAAACGAATATGATGACTTGGAGGCAGAAAATTTAGAGTTACAAAAGACTATACTTTCCTTAAAAACTAGTCAG GTGGAATTTGAAAGCGTAAGGCATGAATTAAAGCGACTACAAGAGGAAAATGATGTTATACATGTCCAACTGGAAGAAATAACTCGTTTAAAGCGGATGACCGAAAAGTCCTTGGAAGATGCTTTAGAATCACTCCAGATTGAACGTGACCAACGTCATAATTTACGCAAGGAACTTGACAGCAGAATTATATCGGATTCAATAAGCCACCTCAGCGACTTGCGAAACCTAAACAATTTGGCAAATGTTAGCAAGCTTAGTCAACTTCAGGAAAGTAATACTGAATGTCAAAAACTAG ATACCAATGTGTCTACTAATGAACCTCCTGAAAGTGATGTGAAGAATCGAGAAAATAAGTCTGGTTCTAAGCATCCTTCGCCAGACGATCTGCTGACTGAATTAAGAACTACAGAAATCGCCAAGTATGAGGCAGAATTGGCTCATATAGAAGCTGAGAAAAATGAACTTACGAGAACACTCGAAATTACCCAGCGATCTCTTGAGTTGGCTACAAGTGAAGTTTCAAATAAACAGGAGCGTATCAATGGGTTACTGGCTCAGTTAGATGCAATTATGTCCGTCAAATCAGAAGCAGATTCTGAATTCGAAGTCAAAGAATTGGAATTAGAAGCACAACCAACTGCAAACTGTAAAAATGCGATGGTGGAATCCTGCATTTCAATGACTTCTCATACAGATGAAAATGAAGATCCAAATACAAACACACAAAATGACCTAAAAAGATTGCGTAGAGCTCTACGGCTAAATGAAAATCGTTATTCCGTAGCTTTGCGACAAATTGCCAGCATGCAACATGATCTTTGGAGATATCATGAGCGTGAAAAAATTGATTCTCGACCTGAACTAGCTTCAGAAGAATCCTTAAAACAAGAACTGGTTCGCTTACAAGGCATTTTGGAACAACGTAATGAGGAAATAAAAACGCTACAGCAGAAGCTATCTGATAACGAACAAACTATTTGTACAAATTATAGTAAGATCTGTTCTGTCACGGAAACTTATAAGCAATGTCTTATTGTTCTTATCGGGATTTATAGCTTTGTGTGCTCAGTTATTAAAGTATCACCACATAAACAA GTCGCTTATGTAGCGGATCGTTTTAATATCCCTCTTCGTAGTGAGAAAGATTCGTCGGAGAATTCAGTCGCATCTGATCTAGTTGGGACAGATAAGTCTATTGATGAACAGTTGGGACAAGATTGTGGAATAAAACCAACAGAATCTCCCACGTCTAATGCAAAAACAACAACCAGTACTACTACTACCGAATCTAATTTCGAAGTGTTATCCGAAGAAGCCGATTTGCATCTTACCGTTGTCACACAACTGCGTCATCTAGTTAGCACATTCAATGAAAAGTATTCTCAGATTTCAAATCAG GTCCCTGGACGTAGCAGTTTAGATATTGAAGAGACCCAACAACAAAACTTGCGTTTAAAAAGTCTGTTGGAGACGAAACGTGAACAAGTACACACATTGCGTAATATGCTGCGAGCCAATAAAACTACAGCTGAAACCGCTCTAGCAAATTTGaaacaaaaatatgaaaaagagaaaattAATGTCAGTTCAACAATGCAACAGTTACGTAGTGAGTTGAAGACACTTAAAGAAGATGCTGCAATCTATGGTTCTTTACGCGCTGTATTCTCCCAACGTTATGATGAATACATGACACAATTAGATGAAATGCAAAGGAAACTAAGT gtagctgaagaagaaaaaagaactgCAAATACTTTGTTACGCCTTGCTATTCAGCAGAAATTAGCTGTTACTCAACGACTTGAAGAACTTGAAGTAGATCTctatcaaaaacaaaattttgacaTTCGTTCTGGCCAACCTCATCCACCTTATCATACTAGTTCAATTCAACCATCTCCTAATTCCCTTTTATCTAGTCCAAATCACCAGCACTCTTATTCTACATCAATTCATAGTCAGCGACATTCAACTCCACAAAGCTTCCCCCCAATTGATCTTTCCACCCTTAGATCATCTACCCTTCCGAATGCTCCTTATTATACCGGTTCAAGTCCACAACATGGAAGTATGTCGTCCAATGGCAGTGGTGCAAGATTATCAGGTCCAGGATCCGATAGAAGCAAA tTTTCGGTTATTCTCACCCTCCCTACTTCGTGTTTCCATTGGATCATTTTCTTATTGCTGTAA